A portion of the Algimonas porphyrae genome contains these proteins:
- a CDS encoding cation:proton antiporter has protein sequence MIDLLLSNPVACAYALVGFALFGLTLQPGLARRYHINLPIIYIALGALATLLGFPYISPLSSELQAQIITHSSELIVIISLTAAGLAIDLKAGWQRWHATWRLLGIAMPLTILALVFLGSWTGLGLAGALLLGAVLAPTDPVLARSVQVGGPGQSEDPTRIALTSEAGLNDGLAFPFVWAAIALSLGTFDWVDFLAYDVLYRVGAGMAIGWGVGWLITRILFSKFGDAKNERSSPLIVMLAATLIAYGLAEFVHAYGFLSVFIAARSGRKHSPDPEMRSADEPAYAREAHESADQFEGIMMVILLLWFGTFVAAELWTQWRWSDLIIALGLILIVRPVVGLLALIGLDCSFKEQFKMAFFGIRGMGTIFYIAYAQTHGAFEDIDAVWRIAGLCILLSVLLHESLAGWLFNRSRLAIPAGERSTSETHPV, from the coding sequence TTGATTGATTTATTACTCTCAAACCCCGTGGCTTGCGCCTATGCGCTGGTGGGGTTCGCCTTGTTCGGACTGACGTTGCAGCCGGGTCTGGCGCGGCGCTATCATATCAATCTGCCTATCATCTACATCGCTCTAGGCGCGCTAGCGACGTTGCTTGGTTTCCCCTATATCTCTCCGCTGAGTTCCGAGCTGCAAGCGCAGATCATCACGCATAGTTCTGAGCTCATCGTCATCATCAGCCTGACAGCAGCAGGTCTGGCCATCGACCTGAAAGCAGGCTGGCAGCGCTGGCACGCGACCTGGCGGCTACTCGGCATCGCCATGCCGCTGACCATATTGGCGCTGGTCTTTCTGGGTAGCTGGACCGGACTGGGTCTGGCGGGAGCCTTGTTGCTGGGTGCCGTTCTTGCACCGACGGACCCAGTCCTCGCGCGATCGGTTCAGGTCGGCGGACCGGGTCAAAGCGAAGATCCCACGCGAATTGCGCTGACCTCCGAGGCGGGACTGAATGACGGTCTGGCCTTTCCTTTTGTCTGGGCGGCGATCGCGCTCAGCTTGGGAACATTCGACTGGGTCGATTTTCTGGCCTATGACGTGCTGTACCGCGTGGGAGCTGGCATGGCGATCGGCTGGGGTGTGGGCTGGTTGATCACGCGGATTCTGTTTTCGAAATTCGGCGATGCGAAGAATGAGCGCAGCAGTCCGCTGATCGTCATGCTGGCCGCAACGCTCATCGCTTACGGGCTGGCCGAATTCGTACATGCCTACGGCTTCCTGTCCGTTTTCATCGCAGCCCGTTCAGGCCGCAAGCACAGTCCCGATCCTGAGATGCGCTCCGCCGATGAGCCCGCTTACGCGCGTGAAGCGCATGAATCGGCAGATCAGTTCGAAGGAATCATGATGGTCATTCTGCTGCTCTGGTTCGGAACATTCGTGGCGGCGGAATTGTGGACACAGTGGCGCTGGTCCGATCTTATCATTGCGCTGGGTCTGATTCTGATCGTGCGTCCGGTTGTCGGTTTGCTGGCCCTGATCGGTCTGGACTGTTCATTCAAGGAGCAGTTCAAGATGGCTTTCTTCGGCATTCGGGGCATGGGGACGATTTTCTATATTGCCTATGCCCAGACCCACGGTGCGTTCGAAGACATCGATGCGGTCTGGCGGATTGCCGGGCTCTGCATCTTGCTCTCCGTACTTCTGCACGAAAGTCTCGCCGGCTGGTTGTTCAACCGTTCGCGCTTGGCCATTCCGGCGGGAGAACGATCCACATCGGAGACCCATCCGGTCTAA